The genomic DNA CGAGGAGTGCCTCGCCCGCGGCCTGCGCGAGGTGCGCTTCATCCACGGCAAGGGCATCGGGGTGCAGCGGACCATCGTGCAGGAGATCCTGGCCGCGCATCCGGAGGTGGAGGCGTTCGGGCATCCGTCCGACGCGTCGGGGTGGGGCGCGACGGTGGCGAGCCTGCGCCCGCGGGAGGGCCGCTGATGGGCCGCAAGCGCCGGCCCCGTGGCGACGGCGACGATCCGCGGCCCCGCCGCGGGATGCGCCGCTCGATCCGGTTCGACGCCGCGGAGGAGTGGCCCGAGGAGCGCCGCCTGCACCGCGGCGAGGACGCCCCGCCGGAGATCATGCTGCGCAAGCTGAAGCTGCTCGCGGCCCTCGAGCGCCTCGAGTTCCAGCTGCGCGCCCACGCCGTCAGGGGCACGCCGCGGGTGCTGGTGGTGCACGGCAAGGGGTCGTCGTCGCCGGGCGGCGTGTCGATCCTCGGGCCCGAGGTCAGGAAGTGGTGTGACGCGCATCCCGGCCTGGTGGTATCATGGCAGGAGGCCCCCCCGCGTTGGGGCGGAGCGGGCGCCATCGTCGTCAACCTGCGCACCTGAGCGCCCGGGACCGCCATGACCATCGACCGCTTCGTCGACCCCGACGACGGGGACGCCGACGCCCCCGCCGAGGGCTTCCTCGCCAGCCGCACCGCCCTGGTGACCGGCGCCGCCCGCCGCGTGGGGCGCGCCCTGGCCCTGGCTCTCGCCGCCGAGGGCGCCCATGTCGTCATCCACCATCACACCGCGGTCGACGAGGCCAAGGCGCTGGCGAAGGAGATCCGGCACCGGGGCGGCAGCGCCGACGTGCTGCCGGGCGATCTGGCCGACGCCGCCGTGGCCCGCGCCCTGCCCGCGCGCGCGGCCGAACTGAGCGGCAACCCCCTCGACATCCTGGTGAACAACGCCGCGGGCTTCGTGCGGGCCGACTTCGCCGCCACCGACGCGGCGACCTGGGACCGCCTGCACGCCGTGAACCTGCGTGCGCCCTTCCTCCTGGCCCAGGGCTTCGCGGCGCAGCTGCCCGCGAAGTGGACCGGCGACATCGTCAACCTCAACGACGCGCGGTCCCTCGTCGGCGACCCCGAGCATTTCGCCTACGCCGTGGCGAAGGTGGGGCTGCAGGGGCTGACGCGGAACCTGGCCCGGGCCCTCGCGCCGCGCATCGAGGTGAACGAGATCGCCCTGGGCGCCGTGCTCGCGCCCGACGCCGGCGACTACCTGCACACCACGCGCGACGAGCTGCCTGCCGGGCGTTTTCCGCACCTGGACGAGGTGATCTCCGCTATGATGTTCATCCTCGGCACGCGCGGCGTGTCGGGCCAGACCATCCGCATCGACGGAGGCCAGTTCCTGGCCTGAACGGGGAGCGCATCAGCTTGGGACGCCTGAAGAAAGAACTCATCGTCGTCGGTGATCGCCTGCTCATCCGCCCGGAGGAGGGAGAGGAGCGCACCAACGCCGGCCTGATCCTGCCGCAGACGGCCGTGGCCTCGCGCCAGGCCCGCGGCGGTTGGGTGGTTTCGGTGGGCCCGGGCACGCCGGTCATCTCGCCCCTGGACTTCGGCGAGGACGGCTGGGGCGACGACGACAGCCTGCCGCCCCGCTTCATGCCCATGCAGGCCCAGGAGGGCGACTACGCGCTCTTCCTGCACAAGGCCGCCGTCGAGATCACCTTCGAAGAGAAGAAGTACCTGATCGTTCCGAACAACGCGGTGCTCGTGCTGGTGCGCGAGGGCTTCGACGCCGAGCACGAGGCCGGCTGGGAGGAACGGAACTCGAACTAGGGGGAAGCCATGTCCCGCCGCAGCCGTGCCATCGCGCCCGCATTCCTGCTCATCGCCCTGTCCGCTCTGGTCGCCGGTTGCGGTGACGACGATCAGCCCCTGGCCAGCGCGGCCTTCCGTCTCGACCTGCGCATCGCCGACGCGTCCGGCGCGCCGGTGCCCGGACTGGAGGTGGGGCTGCACGTGCCCATTCCCGGCCTGGAGCCCGTCGCCGCCAAGGCCGCCACCCGCCTGGAATTCGCGGTGGCGGTGGGCTGCAGCGTCAGGGTCGACGTGGACGACATGGAGGGCCGGCCCTACCAGGTGCTCGTGCGCGACGCCTTCGGGCCGGGGGTCTACGCCCTGCTGTTCGGGGCGGGGAGCCCGCCGCCCATCGGCACCCACGTCTACCGCGCCCGGATGACGGCGTGGGACGACTCCACGACCTACCACACCGAGAGCGTGCTGATGACCCTGATGACCAGTTTCGACGTGGACCAGATGCCCATCCTCGGCACGTCCGACGCGGACGGCGCCGTCCGGTGCGACGACCGGCGCGAGTTCCCCTTCCTCTACGACATCTGGCCGCAGATGGCCCGCGACGAGAACGGCGACGAGATGGGCGAGTTCACGCCCGCGAGCGAAGTGGAGTTCCTGCTGCGGGAGGCGGGCACGGGCGACAGCTGGGTGCGCTACACGGCCGTGATCGAGCCGGGGGTCAATCGGGTCGACCTGGTCTGGGATCCGCAACCGAAGCGGGGTGCCGTCGCGGCGCCATCCGGACCGCGGAGCGTAGAGGCGGCTGGTCGCGCGGATGTGTTCCGACGGAAGGACCTGCCCCTGCCGCAGGTGTTCGACCTGCGGCCGAACTATCCCAACCCCTTCAACTGAGCCCGATCCGGTTCAGCGCACCAGGGTGACCGGCCGCGACTGCGACCCGGCGCCGTCACCGGTCAGGCGCACCAGGTACACCGCCGACGCCACGCCGCGGCCGCCGTCGTCGCAGCCGTCCCAGGCGAAGCGGTGGGCGCCGGCCTGCCGTCGGACCGGAGGGGCCAGCGTGCGCACCCGCCGTCCGGCCACATCGACGATCTCGACGCCCACGTTGGCCGCCCGGTCGAGGACGAAGCCCACGGTCGTGCGCGGGTTCGCCGGATTGGGCGCCGGCGCCGCCAGCCGGATGCGACCGTCCGCCGCGCCGGGCACCGCCGCGGCGCCCGGGTACAGGAGGGTCGTCGTCACGACCACGAACTCGGCCGGGGCCAGCGGTGCGAAGCCGACCCGGAGGATGACCCGACCGGCGGCGATGTCGGCGGCGGTCATGGTGGTGCCCAGGCCGCACTGCACGAAGTAGGCGTCGTTGGGCGACGTGCCGGCGAAGTACCCGGAGCGGTACAGGCCGAACAGGAAGCCGTCGGTGTCCGTGCGCAGCTCGTTCCAAAGGGTGGCGTCGTTGTCCAGGAGATCGAACCAGCCGGTGCCCTGCCCGATCGAGCGCGCCATGTGCAGCGCCATGCGCCGCACCGCGACGTAGCGCCACTCCGGATCGCTGCTCAGCGTGCGCGCCCCCCACACCCGGATGCCCGCCAGGTTGCGGATGACGTTGATGTTCTGCGCGTTCAGCTGGTCGTTCGTCGCCGTGTCGATGTCCACGGCGACCGCGATGGCCGTGGCCAGGACTCCGAACGGCGAATCGGAAGGCGACGTCGCGCAGATCAGCCCGGCCACGAAGCCGCTGGGCGGCAGCAGCTGCGAGACGCCCGTGGGGGCGGCGTGGATCCAGGGGAAGTAGAGGGCGCCGTGCCCTGCGGGGGCGTCGAGCCCGGCCCGCTGCAGCTGGATACCCGGCAGACCCGTCGGCGAAGCCGGATCCAGCACCGCGAACAGGCCCTGGCGGCGGGCGAAGTCGAGCAGGGCGTCCTGCACCAGATCGGTGCCCACGCCGGGAATCGCCACCACCGAAACGTCCGGCCAGCCGGCCAGGGCCCGCAGGCCGGTGGCCGTCGGGCCGGATCCGAACCCGATCAGGTCGGCGGGGGCGTCGGACGCGACCCGCACGATGCGCGCCTGCCCGCCGCCGTTGGCGAAGAACGCGGCGACCGAGGGGGCCAGGTAGGGGTTCGCCAGGCCGGTGGTCGCGGTGCCGAAGACGGCGCCGAACTCGGCCCAGCTCGTGACGAGGACCGCTTCGTCCAGGGGGCCCTGGGCGGCGAGCCCCACGAAGCCGGCGGTCATGGTGTCGGCGGGCGCGATGGGACCAGCGGTGGGGACGATGTCCCGCGCGGAGCCGGGCGCCCCCGCGAGGGCGGCGCAACCCCACATGACGATGAGAACCAGGATGTGGCGGTGGCCGGTGACCATGGCGTGTCTCTCCGGAGAAGGTGGGACGGCCGCATCGAGGACGATTTTCCCAGATCCGCGCATCACGGTCAAGACGACCGCCCCCGGGGCCGGGCCCGGGGGCGGTGCATCGTCCCGTTCACGCGTCGGCGTCTACCGCCAGTCCTTCGGCTCCGGATACAGCGCGTCCCACCACGCCGAACGCCCCTTGAGGTGCTTGGCCAGGAAGGCGAGGATCGTGTCGTTCCACACGATGCGCTGCTCGTGGTCGAGGATGTGGTGGTCCTGCCCGACGATCTGCACGTACTCGACCTCCTTGCCCAGCATCTTCAGGGCGGTGAAGAGCTGGTCGCTCTCGCCCTTGGGCACGTTCACGTCGCTGTCGCCGTGCACGAGCAGCAGCGGCGTCGTGATCCGGTCCGCCTGGAAGAGCGCGCTCTGGCCGATGTACAGCTCCTGGTCGGCCCAGGGGAAGCTGCCCGCCAGGGCGCGCGCGCCGTAGGCGTAGCCCCACAGCCCCTCGCCCCAGTAGCTGCTGATGTCCGAGATGCCGGCGTGGCTCACGGCGGCGGCGAAGAGGTCGGTCTGGGTGATGATGTACTCGGTGAGGAAGCCGCCGTAGCTCGCGCCCATGCAGCCCACCTTCGACGCGTCGGCGAAGGGGTGGGCGGCGAGGAACTTCTCGGTGCCCTCGATCACCTCGGGCGCGGTGAGCCGGCCCCAGTCGTTCACGTGGCGCGCGGCGAACTCCTGGCCGTAGCCCGTGGCGCCGCTCGGGTTGGGCACGTAGACCACGTAGTCCTGGCCGGCCCAGACGTTCTTCGGGTAGCGGCCGCCGAAGCTGCGATCGATGGGCGAGGTGCCGCCGTAGTAGTAGACGATGACCGGGTACTTGCGGGCCGGATCGAATCCGGGCGGGTAGTAGACGAACCCGTCGAGGTCCATGCCCTTGTCGAGCTTCGCCACCCAGGGTTCGACCTTGCCGAAGACCACGTCGGCGTACCAGGCCGCACCCGGATCGAGCAGCAGCTTCGCGCTGTTCTTCTTCAGGTCGACCACGTGCACCGTGTTGGGGCTGGTGCTGCCGGTGCCGCGGGAGACGGCGATGCGGGCGTCGTCGGCCACCGCGAACTGGTCGCACGCCTCGACGCCGGTCGCGACCCGTTCCCACGCGCCGCCCGGCTTCAGCCGCCACACCGTGACGAACTGCGTGTCGGTGCAGCGCGCGTAGATCATGCCGTCGGCGCGCGACCAGCTCACCGAGCCGACGTCCGGCCGGAAGTCGACGGTCAGGGCGGAAGGCCGGCGCGCGGCGAGGTCGAAGAGGTAGAGCTGTCCGCCGTAGTCGTTGGCCTGCATGCCGTCGGGCAGGTCGCGGCCCAGGCCGTCGAAGGCCGAGGGCGAGCCGCTCAGGAGCAGCGACTTCCCGTCCGGGCTCCAGATGGCGCCGCCGATCCAGGGATCGTCCAGCACCTGTTCGACGGCGAGGGTCTTCAGGTCCATCAGGTGCATGGTGCTGGTGAAGTAGGGGCGGGCGGTGAGGTCCTGCTCGCTGGTGAAGAAGACCATGCGGCTGCCGTCGGGCGAGACGGCCCAGTTGTCGGCGCTCACCGGACCGGCGGTCAGGCGGCGGGTGACGCCGGCGGGCACGAAGACCTGCTCCAGATGCGAGCGGTTGCGCCACCAGGGCTGGCGGTCGGCCGGATCGTGCACCCGCTTCACCTTGCGGCTGTCGGCCTCGGCGGTGCGGTTGACGGCGTAGATGATGGAGCCGCCGTCCGGGGTCCAGGCCCAGCCGCCGAGCTGCTCGACGTCGGCCAGGACGACGGCGGTCTCGCCGGTGTCGAGGTCGTAGGTGCGCAGGGTGGCCTTGTCGCCGGCGGTGGTCTGCCAGGTCACCTTGTGGCCCTGCGGGTGCCAGTCCACGCCGCCGGGGGCATGGCTGCCGCGCCACAGGTTCACCAGCCGGCCGGACTTCGTCTCCCGCACCTCGAGCCAGCTCTCGCGGTCCTTGCCGTTGCGGTACTCGCCCAGGCTGATGGCCACCAGCTGGCCGTCCGGCGAGATGGCGACGCTGCCCACCCGCGGCGCGTCCAGGACGGTGTGGATGTCGACGGGGCGCGCGGCGTCGCTGCCCACCGTCGTGGCGGCGTCGGCGGCACCGGGCGTGACGGAGAGGGAGAAGGTCCAGGTGGCCTCGCTGCCGGGGGCGCGCAGGGTGCGCAGCACCACGAGCTGCTTGCCGATGGCGGCCTTCACCTTGGCGGTGCGCACGGCCGGGGCGCCGTCGGCGCCGTCCTTCCTGTCGAAGGCCAGGGCCGCGCCGCCGCAGGTGCCCGCCACGGGCGCATCGCCGGTGACGGTCAGGGTGAATTCCTGCCAGCGGTCGGTGCCCACGGTGAAGGCCAGGTAGCGGGCGGTGGCGTCGTCGGTGCCGAGCTCCACCGCGCCGTCGGCCGCCGTGCGGGCACGCCAGTGCACCTTGGTTCCGCCCGGGCCCGCGAAGGCGTCGCCGTCGGCCGGCCACGCGGCGCCGCTGCCGTCGTCGCCGGGCAGGGCGGGCAGGCCGGCCAGCAGGTCGTCCCAACTCACGCCCGCGCGGTCCGCGTCGTGGAAGGCGGGCAGGGCCAGGGAGATCGCGTCGCTGACGAGGACCTCGGTCACCGCGACGGGGGCCGGACCGCCGGTGTCGGCGTCGGCGGCCAGGGTCGGCGCGGCCGCGGCCAGCAGCAGGATCAGGAGCGGCAGCGCGGACGGACGGAGAATGCGGAACGGAAACATGCAGGCCTCCAGGACGACGGAGATCGGAATGCGGGGGGTCGCGCCATGATACTCCACCGGGCGCCCGGGCCCAACCGCCGAATGGCGCGGGATGCCGCCCCGCCGCCGGACCAGGCCGGGGATTGGTGGAAACGGGAGCCGATCCGTATGGTATGATGCGGGCATCCCGAATCCCATGCCGACCGTCCCGAGGAGTCCCGCCATGTCCCGTCGCCCGTTCGCCCCGGCCGCCAGCGTCCGCCTCTGCGCCCCGATCGTGGGCCTGCTGCTCCTGGCTCCGGCCCTCGCCGCCGCCGCCGATCTCGACTGGTCGTGGGGCCATCCGCGCCCCCAGGGCAATCCCGTCTTCGGGCTCGTCTTCCAGGACGACCAGACCGGCTGGGCCGTGGCTCGCGGCGGCCAGGTGCTGCGCACCGACGACGGCGCGGTGACCTGGCACGTGGTGCAGGGCCTGGGCGGGGTGGGGGCCGACCTCATGGACATCGTCCAGCTGCCCGGCGGCGCGCTCATCGCCGGCGGCGACGGCCTGCACCGCAGCACCGACGGCGGCTTCAGCTGGGAGCTCCTGTCCGTGCCGGCGGCCGGACCCTTCCACGACCTGACCCTGATACCCGGCGGCGGGGTCTCGGCCGGCGGCGACGGCGGCGCCGTCGTCGTCTCGACCGACGGCGGCACCACCTGGACCGACGTCGGGCCGGGGACCGGCGTCATCCGCCACCACCTGTGGCGCAGCGCCACCGAGGCCTACGTGGTGGGCGACTGGACCAACCTGCACACCGTCGACGGCGGCGTCACCTGGACCCCGACCTTCCCCCTGATGGATCCCCTGCTCAACGAGGTCTTCTTCACCGGCCCGGACACGGGCTTCATCGCCGAAGCCTTCAAGTACTGGGTCACCACCGACGGCGGCGCCACCTGGCAGCCCGGTCCCGACTTCGACGGCGGTCCCCTGTACCGCT from bacterium includes the following:
- a CDS encoding Smr/MutS family protein, translating into EECLARGLREVRFIHGKGIGVQRTIVQEILAAHPEVEAFGHPSDASGWGATVASLRPREGR
- a CDS encoding Smr/MutS family protein, whose product is MGRKRRPRGDGDDPRPRRGMRRSIRFDAAEEWPEERRLHRGEDAPPEIMLRKLKLLAALERLEFQLRAHAVRGTPRVLVVHGKGSSSPGGVSILGPEVRKWCDAHPGLVVSWQEAPPRWGGAGAIVVNLRT
- a CDS encoding SDR family oxidoreductase, which codes for MTIDRFVDPDDGDADAPAEGFLASRTALVTGAARRVGRALALALAAEGAHVVIHHHTAVDEAKALAKEIRHRGGSADVLPGDLADAAVARALPARAAELSGNPLDILVNNAAGFVRADFAATDAATWDRLHAVNLRAPFLLAQGFAAQLPAKWTGDIVNLNDARSLVGDPEHFAYAVAKVGLQGLTRNLARALAPRIEVNEIALGAVLAPDAGDYLHTTRDELPAGRFPHLDEVISAMMFILGTRGVSGQTIRIDGGQFLA
- a CDS encoding co-chaperone GroES, whose protein sequence is MGRLKKELIVVGDRLLIRPEEGEERTNAGLILPQTAVASRQARGGWVVSVGPGTPVISPLDFGEDGWGDDDSLPPRFMPMQAQEGDYALFLHKAAVEITFEEKKYLIVPNNAVLVLVREGFDAEHEAGWEERNSN
- a CDS encoding S9 family peptidase, encoding MFPFRILRPSALPLLILLLAAAAPTLAADADTGGPAPVAVTEVLVSDAISLALPAFHDADRAGVSWDDLLAGLPALPGDDGSGAAWPADGDAFAGPGGTKVHWRARTAADGAVELGTDDATARYLAFTVGTDRWQEFTLTVTGDAPVAGTCGGAALAFDRKDGADGAPAVRTAKVKAAIGKQLVVLRTLRAPGSEATWTFSLSVTPGAADAATTVGSDAARPVDIHTVLDAPRVGSVAISPDGQLVAISLGEYRNGKDRESWLEVRETKSGRLVNLWRGSHAPGGVDWHPQGHKVTWQTTAGDKATLRTYDLDTGETAVVLADVEQLGGWAWTPDGGSIIYAVNRTAEADSRKVKRVHDPADRQPWWRNRSHLEQVFVPAGVTRRLTAGPVSADNWAVSPDGSRMVFFTSEQDLTARPYFTSTMHLMDLKTLAVEQVLDDPWIGGAIWSPDGKSLLLSGSPSAFDGLGRDLPDGMQANDYGGQLYLFDLAARRPSALTVDFRPDVGSVSWSRADGMIYARCTDTQFVTVWRLKPGGAWERVATGVEACDQFAVADDARIAVSRGTGSTSPNTVHVVDLKKNSAKLLLDPGAAWYADVVFGKVEPWVAKLDKGMDLDGFVYYPPGFDPARKYPVIVYYYGGTSPIDRSFGGRYPKNVWAGQDYVVYVPNPSGATGYGQEFAARHVNDWGRLTAPEVIEGTEKFLAAHPFADASKVGCMGASYGGFLTEYIITQTDLFAAAVSHAGISDISSYWGEGLWGYAYGARALAGSFPWADQELYIGQSALFQADRITTPLLLVHGDSDVNVPKGESDQLFTALKMLGKEVEYVQIVGQDHHILDHEQRIVWNDTILAFLAKHLKGRSAWWDALYPEPKDWR